The stretch of DNA AGGAACATTGATCATGTTCTTTTTACCAGCTTCAACGGCCTTACGGATTGCTTCTGGAACTTCTTGAGCTTTACCAGTACCAAAGCCTACACGACCTTTTTTGTCGCCAACAACTACTAAGGCAGCAAATCTCATTCGTTGACCACCCTTGACAACCTTGGTGACACGATTAATTGCTACTAACTGATCTTCGATGTCGTCCTTATTTCTGCGATTATTACGAGAATCGTTGCGGTTTGCCATGTATTATTCTCCTTCCCTAGAAATCTAATCCGTTTTCACGAGCGGCATCTGCCAAAGCTGAAATACGGCCGTGGTATAGATAACCACTTCTATCAAACACAATGTTTGAAATGTTCTTAGCTTTAGCTGCTTCAGCAATAGCCTTACCAACAGCCTGAGCTTGTTCTACCTTAGTTGAACCTTTAACAGAATCATCTAAAGTTGAGGCACTTGCTAGCGTTACACCCTCTACATCATCAATTAATTGAGCGTAGATGTTCTTGTTTGAACGGAAAACACTTAAGCGTGGGCGCTCAGCAGTACCAGAAATCTTGCTACGAATACGTTTATGACGCTTTAAGCGCAATTTGTTCTTATCTGGTTTTGAAATCACAATTTCACCTCAAAAAAATTAATTATTATTTACCTGTCTTACCTTCCTTACGACGTACATATTCGTCAACATAACGAATACCTTTACCCTTGTAAGGTTCTGGTGGACGTACATCGCGAATTTCAGCAGCAAATTGTCCAACATTTTGCTTTGAAATTCCTTCTACTTCAATATCAGTTGCTGAAGTAGCTTTAACAGAAACACCTTTAGGTGCGGTCATTACTACTGGATGAGAGTAGCCAACATTTAAAGTTAACTTGTCACCTTGTGCAGTAGCCCGGTAACCAACACCAATTAACTTCAAAGACTTCTTGTAGCCAGTAACTACACCTTCAACCATTGATGCTAAATTTGCTCTTTCAGTACCATGAAGTGCTTTATCATTTTCACTTGAACGTGAAAAATTAATTTTGCCATCCTCTTGCTTAAAAGTAATTTTAGGATCGAAGTATCTAGTTAATTCACCCTTTGGGCCTTTAACAGTAATATTGTCACCTTTCTTGGTAACAGTGACACTGTCTGGGACTTCAATTGTTTTTAAACCTATACGGCTCATTGATTGTTCTCCTTTCTGTCAGAATTACCAAACGTAGGCAATAACTTCGCCGCCAACGTTTTCTTGTCTAGCTTCTTTATCGGTAATTACACCAGCAGAAGTAGAAACGACGGCAATACCTAAACCATTAAGAACTTTAGGTAAATTTTCAGCACTAACATAATTTCTAAGACCTGGCTTAGAAATCCGCTTTAAGCCTGAAATGACACGTTCTCCGTTTGGACCGTATTTCAAGAAAATCTTGATCACACCTTGTTTATTGTCATCAGTAACTTCGTAATCACGGATGAAACCTTCGCGTTTCAAAATTTCTGAAATAGATTTTTTAATATTTGATGCAGGAATTTCAACTGAACTATGCTTTGCCATATTGGCATTTCTAATTCTAGTCAAGTAATCTGCGATCGGATCTGTCATGACCATTTATGCTATCCTCCTAACCGTATTACCAACTAGCCTTTTTAAGACCTGGGATTTGACCTTTGTGAGCTAAATCCTTCAGGCAAATACGGCATAAGCCAAATTTACGATAAACTGAATGTGGACGACCACATCTCTCACAACGAGTATATTCGCGTGAAGAAAATTTAGCAGGACGATGATTTCTAATTTTTTGTGATGTTTTAGCCATTAATGTCCTCCATTATTTTGCAAACGGCATACCAAACTGACCTAAAAGCTCACGAGCTTCTTCATCAGTATTGGCAGTAGTAACGATAACAACATCTAAACCTCTAGTACGATTAACTTTATCAAAGTCAATTTCTGGGAAAATTAATTGTTCCTTAATACCTAAGGTATAGTTACCACGACCATCGAATGAACGACTTGAAACACCACGGAAGTCACGAACACGTGGAAGTGAAACATTGACTAACTTGTATAAGAAATCATACATTCTATTGCCTCTAAGAGTAACCTTAGCACCGATAGACATACCTTCACGTAAACGGAAGTTAGCGATTGACTTCTTAGCCTTAGTAACTAATGGCTTTTGACCAGAAATCAAAGTTAATTCTTCAACTGCTTCATCTAAGTTCTTAGCATTGGAAACTGCGTCACCAACACCCATGTTCAAAACGATTTTTTCGATCTTTGGTACTTGCATAACTGAGTCATAATCAAACTTCTCTTGTAATGCAGGAACAATTTTTTCTTTATATTCTTGAGCTAAATAACTTGCCATTTGTGTCCTCCCTTCTACTTCTTAGTTTCTTCTTTTTTACTTTCAGCTTTAGCAATAACTTTAACGTTTGATGCGTGAATTGAACCTTCTGATTCAACTACACCACCATTAGCATTACTTTGTGAAGGCTTTTCGTGTTTCTTAATCTTATTAACGCCCTTAACAACCACA from Lactobacillus sp. ESL0785 encodes:
- the rplR gene encoding 50S ribosomal protein L18, yielding MISKPDKNKLRLKRHKRIRSKISGTAERPRLSVFRSNKNIYAQLIDDVEGVTLASASTLDDSVKGSTKVEQAQAVGKAIAEAAKAKNISNIVFDRSGYLYHGRISALADAARENGLDF
- the rplF gene encoding 50S ribosomal protein L6 yields the protein MSRIGLKTIEVPDSVTVTKKGDNITVKGPKGELTRYFDPKITFKQEDGKINFSRSSENDKALHGTERANLASMVEGVVTGYKKSLKLIGVGYRATAQGDKLTLNVGYSHPVVMTAPKGVSVKATSATDIEVEGISKQNVGQFAAEIRDVRPPEPYKGKGIRYVDEYVRRKEGKTGK
- the rpsH gene encoding 30S ribosomal protein S8 → MVMTDPIADYLTRIRNANMAKHSSVEIPASNIKKSISEILKREGFIRDYEVTDDNKQGVIKIFLKYGPNGERVISGLKRISKPGLRNYVSAENLPKVLNGLGIAVVSTSAGVITDKEARQENVGGEVIAYVW
- a CDS encoding type Z 30S ribosomal protein S14; translation: MAKTSQKIRNHRPAKFSSREYTRCERCGRPHSVYRKFGLCRICLKDLAHKGQIPGLKKASW
- the rplE gene encoding 50S ribosomal protein L5; its protein translation is MASYLAQEYKEKIVPALQEKFDYDSVMQVPKIEKIVLNMGVGDAVSNAKNLDEAVEELTLISGQKPLVTKAKKSIANFRLREGMSIGAKVTLRGNRMYDFLYKLVNVSLPRVRDFRGVSSRSFDGRGNYTLGIKEQLIFPEIDFDKVNRTRGLDVVIVTTANTDEEARELLGQFGMPFAK
- the rplX gene encoding 50S ribosomal protein L24: MFVKTGDKVKVITGKDKGKEGVVLSVNVKKNRVVVKGVNKIKKHEKPSQSNANGGVVESEGSIHASNVKVIAKAESKKEETKK